A genomic segment from Micropterus dolomieu isolate WLL.071019.BEF.003 ecotype Adirondacks linkage group LG03, ASM2129224v1, whole genome shotgun sequence encodes:
- the emg1 gene encoding ribosomal RNA small subunit methyltransferase NEP1: MAAPNGKKRGLEHLDEYEPKPAKHLRSLHDRMAERRLVVILEGASLETVKVGKTFELLNCDQHKNIIVKSGRNPGHIRPDIAHQCLLMLMDSPLNRAGLLQVYVHTEKNALIEINPQTRIPRTFTRFCGLMVQLLHKLSVRAADGPQRLLKMIKNPVSDHLPPGCPRIATSFSAGEAVCPRTLVPEGPAAVVIGAFAHGAVNVDYTEKTVSISNYPLSAALTCAKMCSAFEEVWGVL, encoded by the exons ATGGCGGCTCCTAATGGGAAGAAGCGTGGTCTTGAACATTTGGACGAATATGAACCAAAACCGGCCAAACACCTCCGCAGCCTGCACGACCGTATGGCAGAGAGGAGACTAGTTGTTATTCTAGAGGGGGCTTCGTTAGAAACAGTGAAG GTCGGAAAAACCTTTGAGCTGTTAAACTGTGACCAACACAAAAATATCATCGTCAAAAGTGGAAGGAATCCGGGACATATAAGACCAGATATCGCACATCAG TGTCTGCTCATGTTGATGGACAGTCCACTGAACAGGGCAGGCCTGTTGCAGGTTTACGTCCACACAGAGAAAAATGCTTTAATAGAGATCAACCCACAGACCCGCATCCCAAGAACCTTCACTCGCTTCTGTGGCCTCATGG TTCAGCTGCTGCACAAGCTAAGTGTCAGGGCTGCTGATGGTCCCCAAAGGCTTCTGAAGATGATTAAAAATCCAGTGTCTGACCACCTGCCTCCTGGCTGCCCACGCATAGCCACCTCCTTCTCTGCTGGAGAGGCTGTCTGCCCCCGGACTTTAGTGCCAGAGGGACCGGCTGCAGTGGTGATTGGAGCGTTTGCACATGGAGCG GTGAATGTGGACTACACAGAGAAGACCGTGTCCATCAGTAACTACCCCCTCTCTGCAGCACTGACCTGTGCCAAGATGTGCTCTGCCTTCGAAGAAGTGTGGGGTGTCCTgtga
- the LOC123968893 gene encoding histone H1-like — protein MRRKVKAEKASPRAAQGNANINIKAKENTHLKVIKQIMRPTKTQTGKGLGKAGAKRLGRLLKRAIQDQENPTVTGKLSLPSTPVRLFKLQIQTEAENAPKTNTAKQASPHVSPLILSVVSQYKNQGGITMAELKQTLAAGGYDVTKNSRQVNVVTNRLINNKTLVQTTRNVSFRLNNKKQKDTKRVRTRSVKSPEQKGDLRRSKTASNSPKGAEKLQRQARKSPKTKGKTQKPKSKPCRAAAAKSNKLTAKTRKPSAKSYKQTAKTNKPAAKSNKQTPKTHKPAAKSHKPRMKTPKARKSPKPAGKKRGSATNQAAQVRKAPRKAQRRQRKQNQHPYKSSRKRQPPRRRLPKTRQLRQVARRRAYY, from the exons ATGCGAAGGAAAGTCAAAGCCGAAAAGGCCTCACCCAGGGCCGCACAGGGAAATGCTAATATCAACAttaaagcaaaagaaaatacacatttgaaggtgattaaacaaataatgagaCCTACTAAAACTCAGACTGGGAAAGGTCTTGGAAAGGCAGGAGCCAAGCGTTTGGGCCGACTACTGAAGCGAGCCATCCAGGACCAGGAGAATCCCACGGTAACAGGAAAGCTTTCTCTGCCAT CGACTCCTGTTCGCCTTTTCAAGCTTCAGATTCAAACTGAGGCAGAGAATGCACCCAAGACCAACACTGCAAAGCAAGCCTCACCTCATGTCTCCCCGCTCATCCTCAGTGTGGTTTCTCAGTACAAAAATCAAGGTGGCATCACTATGGCAGAGCTCAAGCAGACGCTGGCTGCTGGAGGCTACGATGTCACCAAGAACAGCAGGCAGGTGAACGTGGTGACGAACAGGCTGATTAACAACAAGACACTTGTACAAACTACAAGAAATGTGTCATTCAGACTCAACAATAAG aaacaaaaagacacaaagcgAGTAAGGACAAGAAGTGTGAAATCCCCGGAACAAAAAGGGGATCTGAGGCGGAGTAAAACAGCCAGCAATTCCCCCAAAGGAGCAGAAAAGCTACAGAGACAAGCCAGaaagagtccaaaaacaaaaggcaaaacacaaaaaccaaaaagCAAGCCttgcagagcagcagcagccaaaTCAAACAAACTAACAGCCAAGACTCGTAAACCATCAGCCAAATCGTACAAACAAACAGCTAAGACTAATAAACCTGCAGccaaatcaaataaacaaacacccaaAACACATAAACCAGCAGCCAAATCGCACAAACCAAGAATGAAGACACCCAAAGCAAGAAAATCGCCAAAGCCAGCAGGGAAGAAACGCGGGTCTGCAACTAACCAGGCAGCACAGGTTCGCAAGGCACCAAGGAAGGCTCAAAGACGTCAACGAAAGCAAAACCAACATCCGTATAAATCTTCCCGGAAAAGACAGCCACCAAGACGGAGGCTTCCTAAAACAAGACAGCTGCGTCAGGTTGCCAGGAGAAGAGCATACTATTAG